A genome region from Leptodactylus fuscus isolate aLepFus1 chromosome 6, aLepFus1.hap2, whole genome shotgun sequence includes the following:
- the LOC142210399 gene encoding myosin-3 — translation MSSDQEMMAYGVAAPFLRKPEKERIEAQNQPFDAKTYCYVSDATVEYIKGKIKSSEAGKTTVDTEDGRTVTVKPENVYPMNPPKFDKIEDMAMLTHLNEPAVLYNLKERYKAWMIYTYSGLFCVTVNPYKWLPVYNPEVVNAYRGKKRQEAPPHIFSISDNAYQFMLTDRENQSILITGESGAGKTVNTKRVIQYFATIAAVGDTKKKESLSGMKGTLEDQIIQANPLLEAFGNAKTIRNDNSSRFGKFIRIHFGTTGKLASADIETYLLEKSRVTFQLPAERSYHIFYQILSNKKPELIDMLLITTNPYDFPYISQGEITVASIDDTEELMATDSAIDILGFSPEEKVGIYKLTGAVMHHGIMKFKQRPREEQAEPDGTEVADKIAYLTGLNSADLLKALCYPRVKVGNEYVTKGQTVEQVHHNVNALSKSIYEKLFLWMVGRINEQLDTKLPRQHFIGVLDIAGFEIFEFNSLEQLCINFTNEKLQQFFNHHMFVLEQEEYKKEGIEWQFIDFGMDLAACIELIEKPMGIFSILEEECMFPKATDTSFKNKLYDQHLGKSSNFQKPKPAKGKAEAHFSLIHYAGTVDYNIKGWLEKNKDPLNETVVGLYQKSAMKILANLYATYSGSDAGEGVKKGAKKKGSSFQTVSALFRENLNKLMSNLRTTHPHFVRCIIPNETKTPGEMDHHLVLHQLRCNGVLEGIRICRKGFPNRILYGDFKQRYRILNASAIPEGQFIDSKKACEKLLSSIDIDHNQYKFGHTKVFFKAGLLGTLEEMRDDRLALLITRTQALCRGFLSRLEFKKMMDRREAIFCIQYNIRAFMNVKHWPWMKLYFKIKPLLRSAETEKEMAAMKEEFAKTKENLAKSEAKRKELEEKMVKLLQEKNDLQLLVQSETENLTDAEERCDQLIKSKIQLEAKIKELNERLEDEEESNAELTAKKRKLEDECSELKKDIDDLELTLAKVEKEKHAVENKVKNLTEEMAALDETIVKLTKEKKALQEAHQQTLDDLQAEEDKVNALTKLKTKLEQQIDDLQGSLEQEKKVRMDNERAKRKLEGDLKMAQDSIMDLENDRQQLDERLKKKDFEISQLLSRIEDEQVMGNQHQKKIKELQARIEELEEEIEAERATRAKAEKQRSELSRELEEISERLEEAGGATASQVELNKKRETEFQKMRRDLEEVSLQHEAMVAAMRKKQADSSAEFSEQIENLQRVKQKLEKEKSEMRMEIDDINSNLESMTKSKVNLEKICRTLEDHLSEFKSKAEENQRAVADLTMQKARLQTETGELSRQLEERESLMSQLSRSKQAFTQQIEELKRSLEEEVKAKNALAHSLQSSRHDCDLLREQYEEEQEAKSELQRAMSKANSEVAQWRTKYETDAIQRTEELEDAKKKLAQRLQEAEEHIEAVNSKCASLEKTKQRLQGEVEDLMIDVERANSLAAALDKKQKNFDKILAEWRQKYEESQSELESSLKESRSLSTELFKMKNAYEETLDQLETIKRENKNLQQEITDLTDQVATSSKTIHELEKAKKQVEMEKSEMQASLEEAEGALEHEEAKILRIQLELTQVKADIERRVAEKDEEIDQMKRNYQRTIETMQTALDSEIRSRNEAIRIKKKMEGDLNEMEIQLSHANRIAAEAQKYLRNVQAQLKDTQIHLDDAIRGQEDLKEQLAIVERRNTLMLTEIEELRAALEQTERSRKVAEQELLDATERVQLLHSQNTSLINTKKKLESDVSQLQGDIEDVTKEARNAEEKAKKAITDAAMMAEELKKEQDTSAHLERMKKNLDQTVKDLQLRLEEAEQLALRGGKKQLQKLEARVRELESELDSEQKRSADVIKGIRKYERRVKELTFQAEEDKKNNMRLQDLVDKLQMKVKSYKRQTEEAEEHSNTHLSKCRRVQHELEEAEERADIAESQVNKLRLKTRETISTTKVFMTSEE, via the exons ATGAGTAGTGACCAAGAGATGATGGCATATGGCGTGGCCGCGCCTTTCCTTAGAAAGCCTGAAAAGGAAAGGATTGAGGCCCAGAATCAGCCTTTCGATGCCAAAACCTACTGCTATGTTTCTGATGCCACCGTTGAGTACATCAAGGGGAAAATCAAGAGCTCAGAGGCGGGAAAAACAACAGTGGATACAGAGGATGGACGG ACTGTGACAGTGAAACCTGAGAATGTTTACCCCATGAATCCTCCCAAGTTTGATAAAATTGAAGATATGGCGATGTTAACACATCTGAACGAGCCGGCCGTCCTGTATAATCTTAAAGAACGATACAAGGCCTGGATGATCTAT ACCTATTCTGGTCTGTTCTGTGTCACTGTCAACCCCTACAAGTGGTTGCCTGTGTACAACCCTGAGGTGGTCAACGCCTACCGAGGCAAGAAGCGTCAGGAGGCCCCACCACACATCTTCTCCATCTCTGATAACGCCTATCAGTTCATGCTGACTG ATCGTGAGAACCAGTCTATTCTGATCAC CGGAGAATCTGGTGCCGGGAAGACTGTGAACACGAAACGTGTCATCCAGTACTTTGCAACAATTGCAGCTGTTGGTGACACGAAGAAGAAGGAGTCATTAAGTGGGATGAAG GGAACCCTGGAGGATCAAATCATCCAGGCCAACCCCCTCCTAGAAGCCTTTGGCAATGCCAAGACCATTAGGAATGACAACTCATCCAGATTT GGGAAATTTATTCGTATCCACTTTGGCACCACAGGGAAACTTGCCTCAGCAGATATTGAAACAT ATCTGTTGGAAAAATCCAGGGTAACTTTCCAGCTCCCGGCAGAACGCAGTTACCACATCTTCTACCAAATCCTATCTAACAAGAAGCCTGAATTGATTG ACATGCTGTTGATCACCACAAATCCTTATGATTTCCCCTACATCAGCCAAGGCGAGATTACGGTGGCCAGCATCGATGACACGGAGGAGCTGATGGCCACCGAT AGTGCCATTGATATTTTGGGCTTTTCTCCTGAGGAAAAAGTTGGAATTTACAAGTTAACAGGAGCGGTCATGCATCATGGAATCATGAAGTTCAAACAAAGACCAAGGGAAGAGCAAGCGGAGCCTGATGGGACTGAAG TTGCTGATAAAATAGCTTACCTGACCGGCCTGAACTCTGCAGACTTGCTGAAGGCTCTCTGCTACCCCAGGGTCAAAGTGGGCAACGAATACGTCACCAAGGGCCAAACCGTGGAGCAG GTTCACCATAATGTCAATGCCCTCAGCAAGTCTATATATGAGAAGCTCTTCTTATGGATGGTTGGGCGCATTAATGAGCAGCTCGACACTAAACTTCCCCGCCAGCATTTCATCGGAGTCCTGGATATCGCTGGTTTCGAAATCTTTGAG TTCAACAGCTTAGAACAACTCTGTATAAACTTCACCAATGAGAAGCTGCAGCAATTCTTCAACCACCACATGTTTGTACTGGAGCAAGAGGAGTACAAGAAGGAAGGAATCGAGTGGCAGTTCATTGACTTCGGCATGGACCTGGCTGCCTGTATTGAGCTTATTGAGAAG CCCATGGGCATCTTCTCCATCCTTGAAGAGGAGTGCATGTTTCCTAAGGCAACAGACACTTCCTTCAAGAATAAGCTGTATGATCAACATCTTGGAAAATCCAGCAACTTTCAGAAGCCAAAACCAGCCAAAGGCAAAGCCGAGGCTCACTTCTCCCTTATCCACTATGCCGGGACTGTGGACTACAACATTAAAGGTTGGCTGGAGAAAAACAAGGACCCACTGAATGAGACTGTGGTTGGCCTGTACCAGAAATCTGCCATGAAAATCCTGGCCAACCTTTATGCCACATATTCAGGATCGGATGCAG GTGAAGGGGTCAAGAAGGGGGCAAAGAAGAAGGGCTCCTCTTTTCAGACTGTGTCTGCGCTTTTCAGG GAGAACTTGAACAAGCTGATGTCCAACCTCAGGACCACACACCCCCATTTTGTGCGCTGTATTATCCCCAATGAGACCAAAACCCCAG GTGAAATGGACCACCATCTTGTTCTGCATCAGCTGAGGTGTAACGGAGTGCTGGAGGGGATCCGTATCTGTAGGAAAGGATTTCCAAACAGGATCCTCTATGGAGATTTCAAACAGAG atatcGGATCTTGAACGCCAGCGCCATCCCTGAGGGTCAGTTCATAGACAGTAAGAAGGCCTGTGAGAAGCTCCTCAGCTCCATTGACATTGACCACAACCAGTATAAATTTGGGCACACCAAG GTATTTTTCAAGGCCGGTCTCCTAGGGACTCTGGAGGAGATGAGGGATGACCGCCTCGCCCTGTTGATCACCCGCACACAAGCTCTATGTCGAGGATTTTTGTCAAGGCTAGAGTTCAAGAAGATGATGGACAGAAG GGAAGCCATCTTCTGTATCCAGTACAACATCCGAGCCTTCATGAATGTTAAGCACTGGCCATGGATGAAGCTTTACTTTAAGATCAAGCCTCTCCTCCGGAGTGCAGAGACCGAGAAGGAGATGGCGGCCATGAAGGAGGAATTTGCCAAAACCAAGGAGAATCTGGCAAAGTCAGAGGCAAAGAGGAAGGAACTGGAGGAGAAGATGGTAAAACTTCTACAGGAGAAGAACGACCTGCAGCTATTAGTTCAGTCT GAAACAGAGAACTTGACAGACGCAGAGGAGAGGTGCGACCAGCTTATCAAGAGTAAGATCCAACTGGAGGCCAAGATCAAGGAGCTGAATGAGCGGCTGGAGGACGAGGAAGAGTCCAATGCTGAGCTGACCGCCAAGAAGCGGAAACTGGAGGACGAGTGCTCTGAGCTGAAGAAGGACATCGATGACCTGGAGCTGACATTGGCCAAGGTGGAGAAGGAGAAGCATGCCGTGGAGAACAAG GTTAAAAACCTGACCGAGGAGATGGCCGCCCTGGATGAGACCATCGTCAAGTTGACCAAGGAGAAGAAGGCCCTGCAGGAAGCGCATCAGCAGACCCTGGACGACCTGCAGGCTGAAGAGGATAAGGTCAACGCACTGACCAAGCTGAAAACCAAACTGGAGCAGCAAATAGATGAT CTGCAAGGCTCGCTGGAGCAGGAGAAGAAAGTCCGTATGGACAACGAGCGGGCCAAGAGGAAGCTGGAGGGCGACCTGAAGATGGCGCAGGACTCCATCATGGATCTAGAGAATGACAGACAGCAGCTGGACGAGAGGCTTAAAAA GAAAGATTTTGAGATCAGTCAGCTGCTGAGCAGGATTGAAGATGAGCAAGTGATGGGGAACCAACATCAGAAGAAGATTAAAGAGCTTCAG GCTCGTATTGAAGAACTGGAAGAAGAGATTGAAGCTGAGAGGGCAACTCGGGCAAAGGCTGAAAAGCAGAGATCCGAACTCTCCCGGGAGCTGGAGGAGATCAGCGAGAGGCTGGAGGAGGCTGGAGGGGCGACCGCGTCTCAGGTCGAGCTCAACAAGAAGAGAGAGACGGAGTTCCAGAAGATGCGCAGAGATCTGGAGGAGGTCTCCCTGCAACACGAAGCCATGGTGGCTGCCATGCGTAAGAAGCAGGCCGACAGCAGCGCCGAGTTCAGCGAGCAGATTGAAAACCTGCAGCGGGTGAAGCAGAAGCTGGAAAAAGAGAAGAGTGAGATGAGGATGGAGATCGATGACATCAACAGCAATCTGGAGTCCATGACAAAGTCTAAG GTGAACCTGGAGAAAATCTGCCGCACCCTAGAAGACCACCTGAGCGAGTTcaaaagcaaggctgaggagaacCAGAGGGCCGTGGCCGACCTCACCATGCAAAAGGCTCGTCTTCAGACTGAAACAG GTGAGCTTTCTCGACAGCTGGAAGAAAGGGAATCTCTGATGTCTCAGCTGTCTAGATCTAAACAGGCTTTCACCCAGCAGATCGAAGAGCTAAAGAGAAGTCTGGAAGAAGAAGTGAAG GCTAAAAATGCCTTGGCTCACAGCTTGCAGTCATCTCGCCATGATTGTGACCTCCTGAGGGAACAATATGAAGAAGAGCAAGAGGCCAAGTCAGAGCTACAGAGAGCTATGTCCAAGGCCAACAGTGAGGTGGCGCAATGGAGGACAAAATACGAGACTGATGCCATTCAGCGCACGGAGGAGCTGGAAGATGCCAA GAAGAAGTTGGCACAGCGCCTCCAGGAGGCAGAGGAACACATTGAGGCTGTGAATTCGAAATGTGCCTCCCTGGAGAAGACTAAGCAGAGGCTTCAGGGAGAGGTGGAAGATCTAATGATCGATGTGGAGAGGGCAAACTCCCTGGCGGCTGCCCTGGACAAGAAGCAGAAGAATTTTGACAAG ATCCTGGCTGAGTGGCGTCAGAAATACGAGGAATCTCAATCTGAACTTGAATCCTCTTTGAAAGAATCCAGATCTTTGAGTACTGAGCTCTTCAAGATGAAGAACGCCTATGAGGAGACCCTGGACCAACTGGAGACGATAAAGAGGGAAAACAAGAACCTGCAAC AGGAGATCACAGACCTCACTGATCAGGTGGCCACGAGCAGCAAGACCATTCATGAGCTGGAGAAGGCCAAGAAGCAGGTGGAGATGGAGAAGAGTGAAATGCAGGCTTCACTAGAGGAGGCGGAG GGGGCTCTGGAGCATGAGGAGGCCAAGATCCTTCGCATCCAGCTGGAACTGACCCAAGTGAAGGCAGACATTGAGCGCAGGGTGGCTGAGAAAGATGAAGAGATAGATCAGATGAAGAGGAACTACCAGAGGACCATTGAGACCATGCAGACGGCCCTTGACTCTGAGATAAGGAGCAGAAATGAGGCCATCAGGattaagaagaagatggagggcgacCTCAATGAGATGGAGATACAGCTCAGTCATGCAAACCGCATTGCGGCTGAGGCTCAAAAATACCTGAGGAATGTTCAAGCACAACTCAAG GACACACAGATCCACCTTGATGATGCCATCCGAGGTCAGGAGGATCTGAAGGAGCAGCTTGCCATCGTTGAACGCAGAAACACCCTTATGTTGACCGAGATTGAGGAGTTACGGGCTGCTCTAGAACAGACCGAGAGGTCCAGGAAGGTTGCAGAACAAGAGCTCCTGGATGCCACCGAGCGTGTTCAGCTCCTGCACTCGCAG aACACTAGTCTCATCAACACCAAGAAAAAGTTGGAGAGTGATGTCTCACAACTACAAGGTGACATCGAAGATGTGACCAAAGAGGCCAGAAACGCTGAGGAAAAAGCAAAGAAAGCCATCACTGAT GCTGCTATGATGGCTGAAGAACTGAAGAAAGAGCAGGACACGAGCGCCCACCTCGAGAGGATGAAGAAGAATCTGGATCAGACTGTGAAGGATCTTCAACTACGTCTGGAAGAAGCTGAACAGTTGGCTCTTAGGGGTGGCAAGAAACAGCTTCAAAAGCTGGAGGCCAGA GTGAGAGAACTGGAGTCTGAGTTGGATTCTGAGCAGAAGAGAAGTGCGGATGTGATTAAGGGTATCAGGAAGTATGAGCGGCGGGTGAAGGAGTTGACGTTCCAG gCTGAGGAGGACAAAAAGAATAATATGCGGCTCCAGGATCTGGTGGACAAGCTGCAGATGAAAGTGAAATCCTACAAGAGGCAGACTGAGGAGGCG GAAGAACATTCAAACACCCATCTGTCCAAGTGCAGGAGAGTCCAGCATGAGCTGGAGGAGGCTGAAGAGCGGGCGGACATTGCCGAATCCCAGGTCAACAAGCTGCGGCTGAAGACTCGGGAAACCATCAGCACAACAAAG